The following coding sequences are from one Sciurus carolinensis chromosome 11, mSciCar1.2, whole genome shotgun sequence window:
- the Bmal1 gene encoding basic helix-loop-helix ARNT-like protein 1 isoform X7, translating to MSSLLKFTGRIWGAQWLEVRCPLGDAMINIESMDTDKDDPHGRLEYTEHQGRIKNAREAHSQIEKRRRDKMNSFIDELASLVPTCNAMSRKLDKLTVLRMAVQHMKTLRGATNPYTEANYKPTFLSDDELKHLILRAADGFLFVVGCDRGKILFVSESVFKILNYSQNDLIGQSLFDYLHPKDIAKVKEQLSSSDTAPRERLIDAKTGLPVKTDITPGPSRLCSGARRSFFCRMKCNRPSVKVEDKDFPSTCSKKKADRKSFCTIHSTGYLKSWPPTKMGLDEDNEPDNEGCNLSCLVAIGRLHSHVVPQPVNGEIRVKSMEYVSRHAIDGKFVFVDQRATAILAYLPQELLGTSCYEYFHQDDIGHLAECHRQVLQTRDKITTNCYKFKIKDGSFITLRSRWFSFMNPWTKEVEYIVSTNTVVLANVLEGGDPTFPQLTASPHSMDSMLPSGEGGPKRTHPTVPGIPGGTRAGAGKIGRMIAEEIMEIHRIRGSSPSSCGSSPLNITSTPPPDASSPGGKKILNGGTPDIPSSGLLPGQAQENPGYPYSDSSSILGENPHIGIDMIDNDQGSSSPSNDEAAMAVIMSLLEADAGLGGPVDFSDLPWPL from the exons ATGTCCTCTCTGCTGAAGTTCACAGGTCGAATTTGGGGAGCACAATGGCTGGAGGTCAGATGCCCACTAGGAGATGCTATGATTAATAT AGAAAGCATGGACACAGACAAAGATGACCCTCATGGAAG gtTAGAATATACAGAACATCAGGGAAGGATCAAGAATGCAAG ggaaGCTCACAGTCAGATTGAAAAGAGGCGTCGAGATAAAATGAACAGTTTTATTGATGAATTGGCTTCTTTGGTACCAACATGCAACGCAATGTCCAGGAAATTAGATAAACTGACCGTGCTAAGGATGGCTGTTCAGCACATGAAAACATTAAGAG GTGCCACCAATCCATACACAGAAGCAAACTATAAACCAACTTTTCTGTCAGATGATGAATTGAAACACCTCATTCTCAGG GCAGCAGATGGATTTTTGTTTGTCGTAGGATGTGACCGAGGGAAGATACTCTTTGTCTCAGAGTCTGTCTTCAAGATCCTCAACTACAGCCAG AACGATCTGATTGGTCAGAGTCTGTTTGACTACCTGCACCCTAAAGATATCGCCAAAGTCAAGGAGCAGCTCTCCTCCTCTGACACTGCACCCCGGGAGCGGCTCATAGATGCAAAAA CTGGACTTCCAGTTAAAACAGATATAACCCCTGGGCCGTCTCGATTATGTTCTGGAGCACGACGTTCTTTCTTCTGTAGGATGAAGTGTAACAGGCCTTCAGTGAAGGTCGAAGACAAGGACTTCCCCTCCACCTGTTCAAAGAAAAAAG CAGATcgaaaaagcttctgcacaatcCACAGCACAGGCTATTTGAAAAGCTGGCCACCCACAAAGATGGGGTTGGATGAAGACAATGAACCAGACAACGAGGGGTGTAACCTCAGCTGCCTTGTTGCAATTGGACGACTGCATTCTCATGTGGTTCCCCAACCAGTGAACGGGGAAATCAGGGTGAAATCCATGGAGTATGTTTCTCGGCACGCAATAGATGGGAAGTTTGTCTTCGTAGACCAGAG GGCAACAGCTATTCTGGCATATTTACCACAAGAACTCCTAGGCACATCatgttatgaatattttcatCAAGATGACATAGGACATCTTGCAGAATGTCATAGGCAAG TTTTACAGACAAGAGACAAGATTACGACTAATTGCTATAAGTTTAAAATCAAAGATGGTTCTTTCATCACACTACGAAGTCGATGGTTCAGTTTCATGAACCCTTGGACCAAGGAAGTAGAATACATCGTCTCAACCAACACTGTTGTCTT AGCCAACGTCCTGGAAGGCGGGGACCCAACTTTCCCGCAGCTCACAGCGTCCCCCCACAGCATGGACAGCATGCTGCCCTCTGGAGAAG GTGGCCCAAAGAGGACTCATCCCACTGTTCCAGGGATTCCAGGGGGaaccagggctggggcaggaaaAATAGGTCGAATGATTGCTGAGGAAATCATGGAAATCCACAG GATAAGAGGGTCATCACCTTCCAGCTGTGGCTCCAGCCCATTGAACATTACAAGTACGCCTCCCCCTGATGCCTCCTCTCCAGGAGGCAAGAAG ATTTTAAACGGAGGGACTCCAGACATTCCTTCCAGTGGCCTACTGCCAGGACAGGCTCAGGAGAACCCAGGTTATCCATATTCTGATAGTTCTTCTATTCTTG GTGAGAACCCCCACATAGGTATAGACATGATAGACAACGACCAAGGATCAAGTAGTCCCAGTAATGATGAAGCAGCAATGGCTGTCATCATGAGCCTCTTGGAAGCAGATGCTGGGCTGGGTGGCCCTGTTGACTTTAGCGACTTGCCATGGCCGCTGTAA
- the Bmal1 gene encoding basic helix-loop-helix ARNT-like protein 1 isoform X3: MADQRMDISSTISDFMSPGPTDLLSSSLGTSGVDCNRKRKGSSTDYQESMDTDKDDPHGRLEYTEHQGRIKNAREAHSQIEKRRRDKMNSFIDELASLVPTCNAMSRKLDKLTVLRMAVQHMKTLRGATNPYTEANYKPTFLSDDELKHLILRAADGFLFVVGCDRGKILFVSESVFKILNYSQNDLIGQSLFDYLHPKDIAKVKEQLSSSDTAPRERLIDAKTGLPVKTDITPGPSRLCSGARRSFFCRMKCNRPSVKVEDKDFPSTCSKKKADRKSFCTIHSTGYLKSWPPTKMGLDEDNEPDNEGCNLSCLVAIGRLHSHVVPQPVNGEIRVKSMEYVSRHAIDGKFVFVDQRATAILAYLPQELLGTSCYEYFHQDDIGHLAECHRQVLQTRDKITTNCYKFKIKDGSFITLRSRWFSFMNPWTKEVEYIVSTNTVVLANVLEGGDPTFPQLTASPHSMDSMLPSGEGGPKRTHPTVPGIPGGTRAGAGKIGRMIAEEIMEIHRIRGSSPSSCGSSPLNITSTPPPDASSPGGKKILNGGTPDIPSSGLLPGQAQENPGYPYSDSSSILGENPHIGIDMIDNDQGSSSPSNDEAAMAVIMSLLEADAGLGGPVDFSDLPWPL, from the exons ATGGCGGACCAGAGAATGGACATTTCCTCCACAATCAGTGACTTCATGTCCCCGGGCCCCACTGACCTGCTCTCCAGCTCCCTTGGTACCAGTGGTGTGGATTGCAACCGCAAGCGGAAAGGCAGCTCCACTGATTACCA AGAAAGCATGGACACAGACAAAGATGACCCTCATGGAAG gtTAGAATATACAGAACATCAGGGAAGGATCAAGAATGCAAG ggaaGCTCACAGTCAGATTGAAAAGAGGCGTCGAGATAAAATGAACAGTTTTATTGATGAATTGGCTTCTTTGGTACCAACATGCAACGCAATGTCCAGGAAATTAGATAAACTGACCGTGCTAAGGATGGCTGTTCAGCACATGAAAACATTAAGAG GTGCCACCAATCCATACACAGAAGCAAACTATAAACCAACTTTTCTGTCAGATGATGAATTGAAACACCTCATTCTCAGG GCAGCAGATGGATTTTTGTTTGTCGTAGGATGTGACCGAGGGAAGATACTCTTTGTCTCAGAGTCTGTCTTCAAGATCCTCAACTACAGCCAG AACGATCTGATTGGTCAGAGTCTGTTTGACTACCTGCACCCTAAAGATATCGCCAAAGTCAAGGAGCAGCTCTCCTCCTCTGACACTGCACCCCGGGAGCGGCTCATAGATGCAAAAA CTGGACTTCCAGTTAAAACAGATATAACCCCTGGGCCGTCTCGATTATGTTCTGGAGCACGACGTTCTTTCTTCTGTAGGATGAAGTGTAACAGGCCTTCAGTGAAGGTCGAAGACAAGGACTTCCCCTCCACCTGTTCAAAGAAAAAAG CAGATcgaaaaagcttctgcacaatcCACAGCACAGGCTATTTGAAAAGCTGGCCACCCACAAAGATGGGGTTGGATGAAGACAATGAACCAGACAACGAGGGGTGTAACCTCAGCTGCCTTGTTGCAATTGGACGACTGCATTCTCATGTGGTTCCCCAACCAGTGAACGGGGAAATCAGGGTGAAATCCATGGAGTATGTTTCTCGGCACGCAATAGATGGGAAGTTTGTCTTCGTAGACCAGAG GGCAACAGCTATTCTGGCATATTTACCACAAGAACTCCTAGGCACATCatgttatgaatattttcatCAAGATGACATAGGACATCTTGCAGAATGTCATAGGCAAG TTTTACAGACAAGAGACAAGATTACGACTAATTGCTATAAGTTTAAAATCAAAGATGGTTCTTTCATCACACTACGAAGTCGATGGTTCAGTTTCATGAACCCTTGGACCAAGGAAGTAGAATACATCGTCTCAACCAACACTGTTGTCTT AGCCAACGTCCTGGAAGGCGGGGACCCAACTTTCCCGCAGCTCACAGCGTCCCCCCACAGCATGGACAGCATGCTGCCCTCTGGAGAAG GTGGCCCAAAGAGGACTCATCCCACTGTTCCAGGGATTCCAGGGGGaaccagggctggggcaggaaaAATAGGTCGAATGATTGCTGAGGAAATCATGGAAATCCACAG GATAAGAGGGTCATCACCTTCCAGCTGTGGCTCCAGCCCATTGAACATTACAAGTACGCCTCCCCCTGATGCCTCCTCTCCAGGAGGCAAGAAG ATTTTAAACGGAGGGACTCCAGACATTCCTTCCAGTGGCCTACTGCCAGGACAGGCTCAGGAGAACCCAGGTTATCCATATTCTGATAGTTCTTCTATTCTTG GTGAGAACCCCCACATAGGTATAGACATGATAGACAACGACCAAGGATCAAGTAGTCCCAGTAATGATGAAGCAGCAATGGCTGTCATCATGAGCCTCTTGGAAGCAGATGCTGGGCTGGGTGGCCCTGTTGACTTTAGCGACTTGCCATGGCCGCTGTAA
- the Bmal1 gene encoding basic helix-loop-helix ARNT-like protein 1 isoform X6, whose protein sequence is MADQRMDISSTISDFMSPGPTDLLSSSLGTSGVDCNRKRKGSSTDYQLEYTEHQGRIKNAREAHSQIEKRRRDKMNSFIDELASLVPTCNAMSRKLDKLTVLRMAVQHMKTLRGATNPYTEANYKPTFLSDDELKHLILRAADGFLFVVGCDRGKILFVSESVFKILNYSQNDLIGQSLFDYLHPKDIAKVKEQLSSSDTAPRERLIDAKTGLPVKTDITPGPSRLCSGARRSFFCRMKCNRPSVKVEDKDFPSTCSKKKDRKSFCTIHSTGYLKSWPPTKMGLDEDNEPDNEGCNLSCLVAIGRLHSHVVPQPVNGEIRVKSMEYVSRHAIDGKFVFVDQRATAILAYLPQELLGTSCYEYFHQDDIGHLAECHRQVLQTRDKITTNCYKFKIKDGSFITLRSRWFSFMNPWTKEVEYIVSTNTVVLANVLEGGDPTFPQLTASPHSMDSMLPSGEGGPKRTHPTVPGIPGGTRAGAGKIGRMIAEEIMEIHRIRGSSPSSCGSSPLNITSTPPPDASSPGGKKILNGGTPDIPSSGLLPGQAQENPGYPYSDSSSILGENPHIGIDMIDNDQGSSSPSNDEAAMAVIMSLLEADAGLGGPVDFSDLPWPL, encoded by the exons ATGGCGGACCAGAGAATGGACATTTCCTCCACAATCAGTGACTTCATGTCCCCGGGCCCCACTGACCTGCTCTCCAGCTCCCTTGGTACCAGTGGTGTGGATTGCAACCGCAAGCGGAAAGGCAGCTCCACTGATTACCA gtTAGAATATACAGAACATCAGGGAAGGATCAAGAATGCAAG ggaaGCTCACAGTCAGATTGAAAAGAGGCGTCGAGATAAAATGAACAGTTTTATTGATGAATTGGCTTCTTTGGTACCAACATGCAACGCAATGTCCAGGAAATTAGATAAACTGACCGTGCTAAGGATGGCTGTTCAGCACATGAAAACATTAAGAG GTGCCACCAATCCATACACAGAAGCAAACTATAAACCAACTTTTCTGTCAGATGATGAATTGAAACACCTCATTCTCAGG GCAGCAGATGGATTTTTGTTTGTCGTAGGATGTGACCGAGGGAAGATACTCTTTGTCTCAGAGTCTGTCTTCAAGATCCTCAACTACAGCCAG AACGATCTGATTGGTCAGAGTCTGTTTGACTACCTGCACCCTAAAGATATCGCCAAAGTCAAGGAGCAGCTCTCCTCCTCTGACACTGCACCCCGGGAGCGGCTCATAGATGCAAAAA CTGGACTTCCAGTTAAAACAGATATAACCCCTGGGCCGTCTCGATTATGTTCTGGAGCACGACGTTCTTTCTTCTGTAGGATGAAGTGTAACAGGCCTTCAGTGAAGGTCGAAGACAAGGACTTCCCCTCCACCTGTTCAAAGAAAAAAG ATcgaaaaagcttctgcacaatcCACAGCACAGGCTATTTGAAAAGCTGGCCACCCACAAAGATGGGGTTGGATGAAGACAATGAACCAGACAACGAGGGGTGTAACCTCAGCTGCCTTGTTGCAATTGGACGACTGCATTCTCATGTGGTTCCCCAACCAGTGAACGGGGAAATCAGGGTGAAATCCATGGAGTATGTTTCTCGGCACGCAATAGATGGGAAGTTTGTCTTCGTAGACCAGAG GGCAACAGCTATTCTGGCATATTTACCACAAGAACTCCTAGGCACATCatgttatgaatattttcatCAAGATGACATAGGACATCTTGCAGAATGTCATAGGCAAG TTTTACAGACAAGAGACAAGATTACGACTAATTGCTATAAGTTTAAAATCAAAGATGGTTCTTTCATCACACTACGAAGTCGATGGTTCAGTTTCATGAACCCTTGGACCAAGGAAGTAGAATACATCGTCTCAACCAACACTGTTGTCTT AGCCAACGTCCTGGAAGGCGGGGACCCAACTTTCCCGCAGCTCACAGCGTCCCCCCACAGCATGGACAGCATGCTGCCCTCTGGAGAAG GTGGCCCAAAGAGGACTCATCCCACTGTTCCAGGGATTCCAGGGGGaaccagggctggggcaggaaaAATAGGTCGAATGATTGCTGAGGAAATCATGGAAATCCACAG GATAAGAGGGTCATCACCTTCCAGCTGTGGCTCCAGCCCATTGAACATTACAAGTACGCCTCCCCCTGATGCCTCCTCTCCAGGAGGCAAGAAG ATTTTAAACGGAGGGACTCCAGACATTCCTTCCAGTGGCCTACTGCCAGGACAGGCTCAGGAGAACCCAGGTTATCCATATTCTGATAGTTCTTCTATTCTTG GTGAGAACCCCCACATAGGTATAGACATGATAGACAACGACCAAGGATCAAGTAGTCCCAGTAATGATGAAGCAGCAATGGCTGTCATCATGAGCCTCTTGGAAGCAGATGCTGGGCTGGGTGGCCCTGTTGACTTTAGCGACTTGCCATGGCCGCTGTAA
- the Bmal1 gene encoding basic helix-loop-helix ARNT-like protein 1 isoform X4, which translates to MADQRMDISSTISDFMSPGPTDLLSSSLGTSGVDCNRKRKGSSTDYQESMDTDKDDPHGRLEYTEHQGRIKNAREAHSQIEKRRRDKMNSFIDELASLVPTCNAMSRKLDKLTVLRMAVQHMKTLRGATNPYTEANYKPTFLSDDELKHLILRAADGFLFVVGCDRGKILFVSESVFKILNYSQNDLIGQSLFDYLHPKDIAKVKEQLSSSDTAPRERLIDAKTGLPVKTDITPGPSRLCSGARRSFFCRMKCNRPSVKVEDKDFPSTCSKKKDRKSFCTIHSTGYLKSWPPTKMGLDEDNEPDNEGCNLSCLVAIGRLHSHVVPQPVNGEIRVKSMEYVSRHAIDGKFVFVDQRATAILAYLPQELLGTSCYEYFHQDDIGHLAECHRQVLQTRDKITTNCYKFKIKDGSFITLRSRWFSFMNPWTKEVEYIVSTNTVVLANVLEGGDPTFPQLTASPHSMDSMLPSGEGGPKRTHPTVPGIPGGTRAGAGKIGRMIAEEIMEIHRIRGSSPSSCGSSPLNITSTPPPDASSPGGKKILNGGTPDIPSSGLLPGQAQENPGYPYSDSSSILGENPHIGIDMIDNDQGSSSPSNDEAAMAVIMSLLEADAGLGGPVDFSDLPWPL; encoded by the exons ATGGCGGACCAGAGAATGGACATTTCCTCCACAATCAGTGACTTCATGTCCCCGGGCCCCACTGACCTGCTCTCCAGCTCCCTTGGTACCAGTGGTGTGGATTGCAACCGCAAGCGGAAAGGCAGCTCCACTGATTACCA AGAAAGCATGGACACAGACAAAGATGACCCTCATGGAAG gtTAGAATATACAGAACATCAGGGAAGGATCAAGAATGCAAG ggaaGCTCACAGTCAGATTGAAAAGAGGCGTCGAGATAAAATGAACAGTTTTATTGATGAATTGGCTTCTTTGGTACCAACATGCAACGCAATGTCCAGGAAATTAGATAAACTGACCGTGCTAAGGATGGCTGTTCAGCACATGAAAACATTAAGAG GTGCCACCAATCCATACACAGAAGCAAACTATAAACCAACTTTTCTGTCAGATGATGAATTGAAACACCTCATTCTCAGG GCAGCAGATGGATTTTTGTTTGTCGTAGGATGTGACCGAGGGAAGATACTCTTTGTCTCAGAGTCTGTCTTCAAGATCCTCAACTACAGCCAG AACGATCTGATTGGTCAGAGTCTGTTTGACTACCTGCACCCTAAAGATATCGCCAAAGTCAAGGAGCAGCTCTCCTCCTCTGACACTGCACCCCGGGAGCGGCTCATAGATGCAAAAA CTGGACTTCCAGTTAAAACAGATATAACCCCTGGGCCGTCTCGATTATGTTCTGGAGCACGACGTTCTTTCTTCTGTAGGATGAAGTGTAACAGGCCTTCAGTGAAGGTCGAAGACAAGGACTTCCCCTCCACCTGTTCAAAGAAAAAAG ATcgaaaaagcttctgcacaatcCACAGCACAGGCTATTTGAAAAGCTGGCCACCCACAAAGATGGGGTTGGATGAAGACAATGAACCAGACAACGAGGGGTGTAACCTCAGCTGCCTTGTTGCAATTGGACGACTGCATTCTCATGTGGTTCCCCAACCAGTGAACGGGGAAATCAGGGTGAAATCCATGGAGTATGTTTCTCGGCACGCAATAGATGGGAAGTTTGTCTTCGTAGACCAGAG GGCAACAGCTATTCTGGCATATTTACCACAAGAACTCCTAGGCACATCatgttatgaatattttcatCAAGATGACATAGGACATCTTGCAGAATGTCATAGGCAAG TTTTACAGACAAGAGACAAGATTACGACTAATTGCTATAAGTTTAAAATCAAAGATGGTTCTTTCATCACACTACGAAGTCGATGGTTCAGTTTCATGAACCCTTGGACCAAGGAAGTAGAATACATCGTCTCAACCAACACTGTTGTCTT AGCCAACGTCCTGGAAGGCGGGGACCCAACTTTCCCGCAGCTCACAGCGTCCCCCCACAGCATGGACAGCATGCTGCCCTCTGGAGAAG GTGGCCCAAAGAGGACTCATCCCACTGTTCCAGGGATTCCAGGGGGaaccagggctggggcaggaaaAATAGGTCGAATGATTGCTGAGGAAATCATGGAAATCCACAG GATAAGAGGGTCATCACCTTCCAGCTGTGGCTCCAGCCCATTGAACATTACAAGTACGCCTCCCCCTGATGCCTCCTCTCCAGGAGGCAAGAAG ATTTTAAACGGAGGGACTCCAGACATTCCTTCCAGTGGCCTACTGCCAGGACAGGCTCAGGAGAACCCAGGTTATCCATATTCTGATAGTTCTTCTATTCTTG GTGAGAACCCCCACATAGGTATAGACATGATAGACAACGACCAAGGATCAAGTAGTCCCAGTAATGATGAAGCAGCAATGGCTGTCATCATGAGCCTCTTGGAAGCAGATGCTGGGCTGGGTGGCCCTGTTGACTTTAGCGACTTGCCATGGCCGCTGTAA